GGCCCAGTCCTGCCAGTGCAGCACCTCGCCCAGCCACCACGCGCCGGTGAACACGCCCAGCACCGGGATCATCATCACGCTCAGGGTCGACGCGATCGGCGGCAGGTCGCGCGCCAGGATCAGCCAGGCCACCTGCGCGAACGCGAACACGCCGAGCGCGTTGTAGACGATGGTGGCCCACACCGTGGGCGAGGGCAGCGCCGTCCACAGGTGGCGCTCGAGCAGCCAGGCCATGAAGCTCATCCAGACCGTGGCCACCACGGTCATCCAGAAACACAGCGTGAGCGTGGAATAGGGCAGCGTGGTGCGCCGCATCATCTGCGTGCCCACGGCCCACACGGCCGCGGCCACCAGCATCATGGCCACGCCTTGCGGCGCGCCCGACAGGCGCACGAATTCGTGCCAGAGCAGCAGCGTCACGCCCAGCGCGGCGGCCGCCACGCCGGCCCAGGCGCGCCAGGGCAGGCGCTGGCCGAACCACACCGCGCCCACGATGGCGGAGAACACCGGCATGGTGTAGCCCAGAATGGCCGCGCGCCCGCTGGAGAGCGACTGCACCGCCAGCACCGCGAGCGTGTGCCACACCAGCATGTTGAACACCGTGAGCCACACCAGCGGGCCCCAGTGCTCGCGCGCCACGCGAAACGGCACCTTGCGCCACACCAGCACCAGGCCCAGCACCGGCAGGCCGATCCACATGCTCAGCACGCGAAAGCTCAGCGGGTGGTAGCCCATGATGCCCACCTTCATGATGGGCCAGTTGACGCCCCAGATGAGCGTGAGCAGGACGAGCAGGACCAGGTGCTGGCGGGAGATCGAATGCATGGGCGCGGATGCTAGCGGCCCGCCGGCGCCGGCCCGGTCGCGCCCGCTACAAGGCCCCACCTAAAATCGGCCCATGACCTTCATCGACCAGTTGCAGGCCGCCACGCGCGCCAACACCAGTCTGCTGTGCGTGGGCCTCGACCCGGACCCGGCGAAGTTCCCCGGCCGCTTCCGCAACGACGCCTCGCGCATCCACGACTTCTGCGCCGCCATCGTCGACGCCACCGCCGACCTGGCCTGCGCCTTCAAGCCGCAGATCGCCTACTTCGCCGCGCACCGCGCCGAAGACCAGCTCGAACGCCTGATCGCCCACATCCACCGCAGCGCGCCGCAGGTGCCCGTGATCCTCGACGCCAAGCGCGGCGACATCGGCAGCACCGCCGAGCAATACGCCATCGAGGCCTTCGAGCGCTACGGCGCCGACGCTGTCACGCTCTCGCCCTTCATGGGTTTCGATTCGGTGCAGCCCTACCTCAAGCACCACGGCAAGGGCGCGTTCCTGCTGTGCCGCACCTCCAACCCCGGCGGCGACGACCTGCAGGCCCAGCGCCTGGCCTCCATCGACGGCCAGCCCCTGGTCTACGAACACGTGGCGCGGCTCGCGCAAGGGCCCTGGAACCTCAACGGCCAGCTCGGCCTCGTGGTGGGCGCCACCTACCCCAACGAGATCGAGCGCGTGCGCGCGCTCGCGCCCACGCTGCCCCTGCTGATCCCCGGCGTGGGGGCGCAGGGCGGCGACGCCGCGGCCACGGTGCGCGCCGGCCTGCGCATGCAGGGCGACACCATCACCGGCCCGGTGGTGGTGAATTCCTCGCGCGCCATCCTCTACGCGTCGGCGGGCGACGACTTCGCCGCCGCCGCGCGCGCCGCGGCCGAGCGCACGCGTGCGGAATTGCACGCCGCGCGCAGCCTCTGAACGACAAGCGGCCTTGGCATACCCCCTAGTGGTATGCCGTCCAGCGGCTGGCGCGGCGCCGCGACAACCGTCTGTAACGACTCGCAACCTGCTCTCACGGCGCCATCACGCCTGCCTAGACTCGCGCCCCATCGATCAGGAGGTGGAGCATGGCAGCGAAGGAACAGGACGCCTGGACCGACGGATGCATCGCGGATGACGCGGCGGCGGCGCAGGCCGCGGCCGGGCCCGAGGCCGGCAGCGACCGCGCGCTGAAGGCCGCGGCGGGCGTGGCCGCGGCGGCGGCGCTGGCCGCGTGCGGCGGCGGCGGCGGCTCGGGCGGCGGCTCGGCCGACGAAACGCCCTTCGTGCCGGTGGTCGACTTCTCCACCGCGGGCTACAGCAGCCTCGCCCCGGCCAGCGACGCCGAGGCCGCGCGCTTCCTGCAGCAGGCGCAGTTCTCGTCCACGCGCGCCGAGATCGCCGCGCTGCGCGGCGAGGGCTACCCCATGTGGCTCGCGCGCCAGTTCCAGCAGCCGCTGCGCTCCAGCGGCTGGGACTGGCTCGAGGCGCGCGGCTACGGCGCCAACAACAGCAACAACTACTACTTCAACACCTACCCGGCCGATTTCATGATCTGGGCCCAGCTGCTCAGCGGCCCGGACATGATGCGCAAGCGCTGCGCGCTCGCGCTTTCCGAGCTCTTCGTCACCTCGATGACCTCGGCCGAGTTCACCTGGCGCAGCCACGCCTACGCGGCCTGGTGGGACATGCTGGTGCGCAACGCCTTCGGCAACTTCCGCCAGCTGCTCGAAGACGTGACCCTGCACCCCGCGATGGGCTGGTTCCTCAACACCAAGGGCAACCAGAAGGAAAACCCCGCCACCGGCCGCGTGCCCGACGAGAACTACGCGCGCGAGGTGATGCAGCTCTTCACCATCGGCCTGCTCGAACTCAACATCGACGGCACGCCGCGCCTGAGCGGCGGCCGTCCGATCGAGACCTACACGCAAGACGACGTGACCCACCTCGCCCGCGTGTTCACGGGCTGGGACTTCGACACCTCCGACGGCGTGCGCATCACCCCGCCGGGCCAGAGCTACACCGTGGAATCGAGCGCCTTCGCGCGCAAGCCCATGAGCCTGCGCGAGAACCGCCATTCCACGCTCGAAGCGCGCTTTCTCGGCGCGGTGGTGCCCGCGGGCACGCCGGGCCGCGCGGCGCTGCAGACCGCGCTCGACACGCTGTTCAACCACCCCAACGTGGGCCCGTTCTTCGCGCGCCAGATGATCCAGCGCCTGGTCACGAGCGACCCGAGCCCGGGCTACGTCGAGCGCGTGGCGCGCAAGTTCAACGACAACGGAAAGGGCGTGCGCGGCGATCTCAAGGCCGTGTGGCTGGCCATCCTGCTCGACGACGAGGCGCGCGGCGCGGCCTCGCTCGCCAGCCCCACGCACGGCCGGCTGCGCGAGCCCATGCTGCGCTTCATCCAGTGGGCGCGCACCTTCTCGGTCACCTCGGCCGCGGGCAGCTGGAAGATCTTCGAGCTGAGCAACGCCGGCACGCAACTGGGCCAGAGCCCGCTGCGCGCGCCCTCGGTGTTCAACTTCTTCCGCCCCGGCTACGTGCCGCCCGGCACCGCCATGGCCAACGCCAACGCCACGGCGCCCGAGTTCCAGCTCGTCAACGAAACCAGCGTGGGCGGCTACCTCAACTTCATGCAGGGCGTGATCGAGCGCGGCATCAACTGCCCCAACCCGACCGTGCCCGAGGCCTCGTGGACCAACTACGTGTACGACGTCAAGGCCAACTACGCGACCGAACTCGCGCTGGCGCTCGACGCCACCGCGCTGGTCAACCACCTCGATCTCGTGCTCACCGCGGGCCAGCTCAGCAGCGCCACGCGCAGCGTGATCGTCAATGCCCTGCAGGCCACGCCGCTGACCGCGTCGAGCAGCGCCGACGCGCGCAACCGCCGCGTCTGGGCCGCGATCCTGCTGGTCATGGGCTGCCCCGAATACCTGGTTCAGAAGTGAGGGCCCCGCCATGTACCTGATCGACCCCGCCAAACACACGCGCCGCGCCTTCCTGCGCCGCGCCGGCCAGCTCGCCTTCACCGGCACCGCCCTGCCCGCCGCGCTCAACCTCGCGGCCATCGGCGAGGCCGCGGCCTTCGACGCCACCGACTACAAGGCCCTGGTCTGCGTGTTCCTGTTCGGCGGCAACGACTACGCCAACACCGTCATCAACTACGACACCACGAGCCACAGCCAGTACGCCACCATCCGCGGCGGCATCGCCATCCCGCGCGCCGACCTCGCGGCCACGGTGCTCAACCCCACCACGCCGCTGCCCGACGGCAAGCAGTACGCGCTACACCCCGCCATGACCGGCCTGGCCGGCCTGTTCAACGGCGGCGTGGCCGCGGTGCAGCTCAACGTGGGGCCGCTGGTGGTGCCGCTCACGCGCCAGCAGTACAACAGCAGCAACAACGTGCTCTACCCCAAGCCGCCCAAGCTGTTCTCGCACAACGACCAGCAATCGGTGTGGATGACCTCGGCCCCCGAAGGCACCACCACCGGCTGGGGCGGCCAGACCGGCGACCTCGCGCGGTCCTCCAACACCAACAACGTGCTCACCTGCATCTCGGTCGCGGGCAACACCGTGTTCCTCTCGGGCGACCAGGCGCTGAGCTACCAGGTGAGCAGCAACGGCGCGGTGCGCATCAACAGCCTCAACGGCAACGTGTACGGTTCGGCCCAGGTGCGCGCGGCCATGACCACGCTCGCGCTGCAGTCGCGCAGCCACGTGCTCGAGAACGAATACAACCTGGTGACGGCGCGCGCCTACAGCACCGAGGGCGCGCTCACCAACGCGCTCAACCAGTTCCCCGCCGCCAACGCGCCGTTCAACGCCTTCCCCGCCAACAACGGCCTGGCCAACCAGCTGCGCCTGGTGGCGCGCCTGATCGCTGCGCGCAACGTGCTGGGCACCAAGCGCCAGGTGTTCTTCGTGTCCATGGGCGGCTTCGACCTGCACGACAACCTCATCAGCGGTCAGGCCAACCTCATGGGCCAGTTGAGCGGCGCGCTCAGCGCTTTCTACGACGCCACGGTGCAGCTCGGCGTGGCCAACAGCGTCACGGCCTTCACCGCCTCGGACTTCGGCCGCACGCTCACCTCCAACGGCGACGGCTCGGACCACGGCTGGGGCTCGCACCACTTCGTGGTGGGCGGCGCGGTGCAGGGCGCGCGCTTCGTGGGCAAGGCGCCGCCGGTGAGCGTCACCAACAGCACCAGCGACGCCTTCGACCAGTGGCACGTGGGCCAGGGCCGGCTGCTGCCCAGCACCTCGGTCGACCAGTACGCGGCCACGCTGGCGCGCTGGTTCGGCGTGAGCAACGCCGAGCTGGGCCAGATCCTGCCGCACATCGGCAACTTCGGCGGCACCGACTACCCGGTGGACCTGGGCTTCATGGCCTGAGCGGTCGCGCAGCCGACACCGCCCGCGCGGTGTCGCGCTTGGTGTGCTGTCCCGCCAATAGCCGACGTTTCGCTGCGCCGCATCCATCGAACGAAACGTCGGCTATTGGCGGGACAGCACACTAACATGCGGCCATGATCGACCTCTACACCGCCGCCACGCCCAATGGCCACAAGGCCTCGATCGCGCTCGAGGAGCTGGGCCTGCCCTACGAACTGCACGTGCTCGACCTCACGAAGGGCGAGCAGAAGACGCCGGCCTTCCTGGCCATCAACCCCAACGGCCGCATCCCCGCCATCGTCGACCGCGAGGCCGGCGGCTTCGCGGTGTTCGAGTCGGGCGCGGTGCTGGTCTACCTGGCCGAGAAGACCGGCCGCCTCATGCCCGCCGATGCGAAGGGCCGCTCGCGCGTGATGCAGTGGCTGATGTTCCAGATGGGCGGCATCGGGCCCATGATGGGCCAGGCCAATGTGTTCTTCCGCTACTTCCCCGAGAAGATCCCCGCGGTGATCGAGCGCTACCAGGGCGAGAGCAAGCGCCTGTTTCGCGTGCTCGACGGCCACCTGCGCGAGCACGAGTACCTCGCGGGCGACTATTCCATCGCCGACATCGCCAACTGGGCCTGGGTGCGCACGCACCGCTGGTCCGGCGTGGACATCGACGACCTGCCGCACCTCAAGCGCTGGCGCGACGCGATCCGCGCGCGGCCCGCGGTGCAGCGCGGCATCGAACGCCCGGCCCCGGCGGTCGACCTCTCGCGCGACGGCGAGGCCGCGGCGCAGCGCTTCGCCGAAGACGCGCGCAAGCTCATGGAGACCGGCCAGAGCCTCAAACCCGGGGGCGCGGCATGAAGCTCTACGTGTCCGAGCGCGCCCCCAACCCGCGCCGCGTGCAGATGTTCATCGCCGAGAAGGGCATCACCGGCATCGAGCAGGTGTTGGTCGACATCAACGCGCACGAGCACCGCGCGCACCCGCTGCTCTCGCGCGGCCCGATGGCGCGCATCCCCGTGCTCGAACTCGGCGACGGCCGCGTGCTGAGCGAGTCGCGCGCGATCTGCACCTACCTCGAAGGCCTGCACCCCGAGCCCGACCTCATGGGCCGCAACGCCGAGGAGCGCGCCTTCATCGAGATGGCCGACCGCCAGGTGGAGTGGTCCATCACGCTGCCGCTGGCCCAGGCGATCCGCCACCAGCACCCGGGGCTCGCGGTGCTCGAACAGCCGCAGTTCCCCGACTTCGGCGCCTCGCAGCAGGCCAAGGCGCTCGAGACCCTGCGCTGGCTCGACGCGCAACTGCAGCGCCAGCCCTGGGTCGCGGGCGAGCGCTTCACCATCGCCGACATCACGGCCTTCTGCACCATCGAGTTCGCGCGCCTGCTCAAGTGGAAGCCGGCCGAGCTGGGCCTGCCCGCGCTGGCGGCCTGGCGCGACCGGATGGCCGCCCGCCCCTCGGCGGCCTGATCCCTCCCGCCGCCCCTGCCCCTCGCCCCGCGGCCCGGGCCGGCCTGCCGGCTGGCGGCTGGCCACCGTGCCGCGCCACGGGTTGGCATTGGTCTTGCCTCACATCTTGTATCCAAGATGGGATGACCCAAGATGGTGCCAACCGATTCCACCCCCCGTGCCCCGGCCGCGGCCTGGCAGACCGCCTGGCTGCACCAACCGCCCCAGCCCCTGAGCGGCGCGGCCAGCGGCCCGCTCGCGGGCCTGCGCTTCGCGGTCAAGGACAACATCGACGTGGCCGGCTGGCCCACCACCGCGGCCTGCCCCGCTTTCGCGCACACGCCCACCGCCCACGCCACCGTGGTGCAGCGCCTGCTCGACGCCGGGGCCACGCTGGTCGGCAAGACCAACCTCGACCAGTTCGCCTGCGGTCTCAACGGCACGCGCTCCCCGTACGGGGCCGTGCCCAACAGCTTCGACCCGGCGCTGGTCTCGGGCGGCTCCAGTTCCGGCTCGGCCGTGGTGGTGGCGCGCGGCGAGGTCGATTTCTCGCTCGGCACCGACACCGCCGGCTCGGGCCGCGTGCCCGCGGGCCTGAACAACATCGTCGGCCTGAAGCCCTCACGCGGCCTGGTGAGCGCCCGGGGCGTGGTGCCCGCCGCGCAGAGCATCGACTGCGTGTCGGTGTTCGCGCGCACCGTGGCCACCGCCGCGCGCGTGCTGACCCAGATCGCCGCGCCCGATGCACAAGACCCGTACTCGCGCGAGCTCGCGCTGGTGCGCCAGCCCTGGGGTCGCCGCTTCCGCTTCGGCGTGCCCGACGACCTCTCGGCCTGCGACGCGCCCAGCCGCGCCGCCTTCGAGCAGGCCATCGCGCAGCTGCAGGCCCTGGGCGGCGAGCCCGTGCGCTTCACCTACCGCCCCTTCGCCGAAGCCGCCGACCTGCTCTATGAAAGCGCGCTGGTGGCCGAGCGCTACGCCGCCATCCGCGCCTTCTTCGACGCCCACGAAGACCAGGTGATCGAACCCGTGCGCAGCATCGTGGCCAAGGGCCGCGGCTACTCGGCGGCCGACTGGTGCGAGGCGCAGGTCAGGCTGCAGGCACTGTCGCAACAGACGCGCCAGGCCTGGCGGGCCTTCGACGTGATGGTGGTGCCGACCGCACCGCGCCACGTGGCCATCGCCGACATGCAGGCCGACCCGGTGGCGCTCAACCGCGCGCTCGGGGCGTACACCAACTTCGTCAACCTGCTCGACCACGCGGCGCTCGCGGTGCCCGTCAGCCTGCGGCCCGACGGCCTGCCCTTCGGCGTGACGCTGATCGCGCCTGCGGGCATGGACTGGCCGCTGCTCGAGCTGGGCCAGCGCCTGCACCACGCCAGCGGTCTCACCCAGGGCGCCACCGGCGAACCGCTGCCCGCGCCCGAAGCCCTGCCACTCGATGCCCCCGAGCCCCGCGTGAAGCTCGCGGTGGTGGGCGCGCACCTGAGCGGCATGCCGCTCAACGCCCAGCTCACCGAGCGCGACGCGCGCCTGATCACCAGCACCTTCACCAGCGCCGACTACCGCTTCTACGCGCTGCCCGGCACCACGCCGCCCAAACCCGGTCTGGTGCGCGTGGCACCGGGCCAGGGCGCGCCGATCGCGGTCGAGGTCTGGGACATGCCGCTGCGCCACTACGGCAGCTTCGTCGCCCTGATCCCCGCGCCGCTGGGCATCGGCACGCTGGACCTCGTCAACGGCGAGCGCGTGCAGGGCTTCGTCTGCGAACAGCAGGCCACGCTGGGCGCACTCGACATCACCGGCCACGGCGGCTGGCGCAACTACCTCGCGCAGGCCGCGCGCAGCGCGCCGGCCGCCACCGCCTGATCCCCCTTTTTCTTTTCCATTGCCTTCACCGACCTTGCAGGAGTTGTCCATGAAACACCACGCCGCCCCCGCCACCGTTTCTTCCCGCCGCCGCCAGCTGATCCAGCTCGGCGCCGGCGCCACCGTGCTCGGCGCCCTGGGTGCGCCGCAGGTGCACGCGCAGGCCGCGCCCAAGGTGCGCATCGGCTACTGGCCGATCGCGGCCGGCCTGCCGTTCTACGCGGCCATCGAACTCGGCTACTTCAAGGAGGCCGGGCTCGACGTGGAGCCGCTGAAGTTCGCGGGCGCGCAGCAGGTGATGGAGGCCGTGCTGTCCAACCGCGCCGACGGCACGGCCAACGGCACCGGCTCGGCCAACATCGCCATCGGCGAGATCGCCCAGCCCGGCACCTTCAAGATCTTCTGCTCCAACCCGAGCAACGTGAAGAACGTGCTCGACGAGGTGATCGTGCCCGTGGCCAGCCCGGCCAAGGTCATGGCCGACCTCAAGGGCAAGCGCGTCGCCTCGGGCCCGGGCATCCAGAACGTCACCCTGGCCAAGACCATCCTCGAGCGCGGCGGCGCCACCGGCGCCACCGTGGTCGAACTGCCGATCGGCCAGCACGTGGCCGCGCTCGCCGCGGGCCAGGTCGACGGCGCCTACACGCTCGAACCCACCGGCACCATCGGCCGCCTCAACGGCACCACCCGCGTGCTCGAGGCCGGCGTGATCGCGCGCTACGTGCTCGGCGACCCCATGGCGCCGTGGTTCGGCGGCTCGGCCTCGCTGTCGTCGGACTTCATCAAGAAGAACCCCGAGGCCGCCAAGAAGTTCGTGGCCGCCTACGGCAAGGGCGTGACCTACGTGCGCACCAAGGCCACCGAAGCGCGCCAGTACCTCAAGGGCTACACCCCGATCGAAGGCGCGCTCACGGGCGAGGTGCCGCTGGCCGCGTACACCATGTACAACGAGTTCACGCCGGCCGACGTGGCGCACTTCCAGAAGTTCTTCGACCTGTTCAGCGAAAAGGGCATCTTCAGCTCGCGCCTGATGGTCGAGACCATGCTCTACAAGGGCTGAGGCGATGGAAGCGGCCAAGCCCTGGAGCCCGCCCGCCTCGAGCGGCGCGCCCGCGCTCCCCAAGAAGACCGACTGGAGCCGCGCCCTGCCCTTCGTGGGCCCGCTGGTGCTGTTCATCGTGTGGGACCTGGTGGTGCGGCTGGGCTTCATCAAGCCCATCCTGCTGCCGCCGCCCATGGCCGCGCTGGGCGCGCTGTTCGGCGGCCTCGCGGGCGGCCCGCTGCTGGGCGATTTCCTCGTCACCGTGTGGCGCACGGTGCAGGCCTTCCTGATCGCGGCGGTGGTCGGCATGCCGCTGGGCATCGTGCTCGGCAGCACCGAGAAGGCCTACCGCAGCGTGGAGTTCCTGATTGACTTCTTCCGCTCCACGCCCTCGTCGGCGCTGATCCCGCTGTTCCTCATGATCTTCGGCGTGTCCGACATCAACAAGGTCGCCATCGCGGCCTTCGGCGCGCTGCTCATCGTGGTGTTCAACAGCGCTTACGGCGTGATCAACGCTCGCAAGCAGCGGGTGATGGCGGCCAAGGTCATGGGCGCCAGCCGCTGGCAGGTGTTCAAGGACGTGCTGGTCTGGGAAAGCCTGCAACCGAGCTTCGTGGGCCTGCGCTCGGCGGTGTCCATGGCGCTGGTGATCGTGATCGTGGCCGAGATGTTCATCGGCGCCGACAGCGGCCTGGGCAACCGCATCATCAACGCGCAGCAGGTGATGAACGTGAAGGACATGTACGCGTCCATCCTCGCCGCGGGCGCGCTGGGCTATGCGCTCAACGTGCTGTTCCTGCTCATCGAACGCAAGATCGTGCACTGGAGCGGCCGATGAACACCCTGGTCAACGCCCCCGTGTTCGCCGACGTGCCGGCGCCGCGCTTCCAGCCCGGGCCCGCGGGCACGCACATCACCATCCGCGGCCTCACCAAGTACTTCGCGGGCTGGCCGCTGTACGAGAACTTCGACCTCGACATCCCCAAGCACAAGATCGTCTCGGTGTTCGGTCCCAACGGCTGCGGCAAGAGCACGCTGATCAACATGATCGCGGGCCTGATCCCGATCGACAGCGGCGAGATCCTGTTCGACGGCAAGTCGCTCAAGGACACCAAGATCGGCTACGTGTTCCAGAAC
This is a stretch of genomic DNA from Hydrogenophaga crocea. It encodes these proteins:
- a CDS encoding DMT family transporter, which codes for MHSISRQHLVLLVLLTLIWGVNWPIMKVGIMGYHPLSFRVLSMWIGLPVLGLVLVWRKVPFRVAREHWGPLVWLTVFNMLVWHTLAVLAVQSLSSGRAAILGYTMPVFSAIVGAVWFGQRLPWRAWAGVAAAALGVTLLLWHEFVRLSGAPQGVAMMLVAAAVWAVGTQMMRRTTLPYSTLTLCFWMTVVATVWMSFMAWLLERHLWTALPSPTVWATIVYNALGVFAFAQVAWLILARDLPPIASTLSVMMIPVLGVFTGAWWLGEVLHWQDWAAVVLIMVAIASVLWPARAAGAR
- a CDS encoding glutathione S-transferase family protein, which encodes MIDLYTAATPNGHKASIALEELGLPYELHVLDLTKGEQKTPAFLAINPNGRIPAIVDREAGGFAVFESGAVLVYLAEKTGRLMPADAKGRSRVMQWLMFQMGGIGPMMGQANVFFRYFPEKIPAVIERYQGESKRLFRVLDGHLREHEYLAGDYSIADIANWAWVRTHRWSGVDIDDLPHLKRWRDAIRARPAVQRGIERPAPAVDLSRDGEAAAQRFAEDARKLMETGQSLKPGGAA
- a CDS encoding DUF1800 domain-containing protein; this encodes MAAKEQDAWTDGCIADDAAAAQAAAGPEAGSDRALKAAAGVAAAAALAACGGGGGSGGGSADETPFVPVVDFSTAGYSSLAPASDAEAARFLQQAQFSSTRAEIAALRGEGYPMWLARQFQQPLRSSGWDWLEARGYGANNSNNYYFNTYPADFMIWAQLLSGPDMMRKRCALALSELFVTSMTSAEFTWRSHAYAAWWDMLVRNAFGNFRQLLEDVTLHPAMGWFLNTKGNQKENPATGRVPDENYAREVMQLFTIGLLELNIDGTPRLSGGRPIETYTQDDVTHLARVFTGWDFDTSDGVRITPPGQSYTVESSAFARKPMSLRENRHSTLEARFLGAVVPAGTPGRAALQTALDTLFNHPNVGPFFARQMIQRLVTSDPSPGYVERVARKFNDNGKGVRGDLKAVWLAILLDDEARGAASLASPTHGRLREPMLRFIQWARTFSVTSAAGSWKIFELSNAGTQLGQSPLRAPSVFNFFRPGYVPPGTAMANANATAPEFQLVNETSVGGYLNFMQGVIERGINCPNPTVPEASWTNYVYDVKANYATELALALDATALVNHLDLVLTAGQLSSATRSVIVNALQATPLTASSSADARNRRVWAAILLVMGCPEYLVQK
- a CDS encoding ABC transporter substrate-binding protein, with the protein product MKHHAAPATVSSRRRQLIQLGAGATVLGALGAPQVHAQAAPKVRIGYWPIAAGLPFYAAIELGYFKEAGLDVEPLKFAGAQQVMEAVLSNRADGTANGTGSANIAIGEIAQPGTFKIFCSNPSNVKNVLDEVIVPVASPAKVMADLKGKRVASGPGIQNVTLAKTILERGGATGATVVELPIGQHVAALAAGQVDGAYTLEPTGTIGRLNGTTRVLEAGVIARYVLGDPMAPWFGGSASLSSDFIKKNPEAAKKFVAAYGKGVTYVRTKATEARQYLKGYTPIEGALTGEVPLAAYTMYNEFTPADVAHFQKFFDLFSEKGIFSSRLMVETMLYKG
- the pyrF gene encoding orotidine-5'-phosphate decarboxylase, which codes for MTFIDQLQAATRANTSLLCVGLDPDPAKFPGRFRNDASRIHDFCAAIVDATADLACAFKPQIAYFAAHRAEDQLERLIAHIHRSAPQVPVILDAKRGDIGSTAEQYAIEAFERYGADAVTLSPFMGFDSVQPYLKHHGKGAFLLCRTSNPGGDDLQAQRLASIDGQPLVYEHVARLAQGPWNLNGQLGLVVGATYPNEIERVRALAPTLPLLIPGVGAQGGDAAATVRAGLRMQGDTITGPVVVNSSRAILYASAGDDFAAAARAAAERTRAELHAARSL
- a CDS encoding DUF1501 domain-containing protein, with the translated sequence MYLIDPAKHTRRAFLRRAGQLAFTGTALPAALNLAAIGEAAAFDATDYKALVCVFLFGGNDYANTVINYDTTSHSQYATIRGGIAIPRADLAATVLNPTTPLPDGKQYALHPAMTGLAGLFNGGVAAVQLNVGPLVVPLTRQQYNSSNNVLYPKPPKLFSHNDQQSVWMTSAPEGTTTGWGGQTGDLARSSNTNNVLTCISVAGNTVFLSGDQALSYQVSSNGAVRINSLNGNVYGSAQVRAAMTTLALQSRSHVLENEYNLVTARAYSTEGALTNALNQFPAANAPFNAFPANNGLANQLRLVARLIAARNVLGTKRQVFFVSMGGFDLHDNLISGQANLMGQLSGALSAFYDATVQLGVANSVTAFTASDFGRTLTSNGDGSDHGWGSHHFVVGGAVQGARFVGKAPPVSVTNSTSDAFDQWHVGQGRLLPSTSVDQYAATLARWFGVSNAELGQILPHIGNFGGTDYPVDLGFMA
- a CDS encoding glutathione S-transferase family protein, with the translated sequence MKLYVSERAPNPRRVQMFIAEKGITGIEQVLVDINAHEHRAHPLLSRGPMARIPVLELGDGRVLSESRAICTYLEGLHPEPDLMGRNAEERAFIEMADRQVEWSITLPLAQAIRHQHPGLAVLEQPQFPDFGASQQAKALETLRWLDAQLQRQPWVAGERFTIADITAFCTIEFARLLKWKPAELGLPALAAWRDRMAARPSAA
- the atzF gene encoding allophanate hydrolase codes for the protein MVPTDSTPRAPAAAWQTAWLHQPPQPLSGAASGPLAGLRFAVKDNIDVAGWPTTAACPAFAHTPTAHATVVQRLLDAGATLVGKTNLDQFACGLNGTRSPYGAVPNSFDPALVSGGSSSGSAVVVARGEVDFSLGTDTAGSGRVPAGLNNIVGLKPSRGLVSARGVVPAAQSIDCVSVFARTVATAARVLTQIAAPDAQDPYSRELALVRQPWGRRFRFGVPDDLSACDAPSRAAFEQAIAQLQALGGEPVRFTYRPFAEAADLLYESALVAERYAAIRAFFDAHEDQVIEPVRSIVAKGRGYSAADWCEAQVRLQALSQQTRQAWRAFDVMVVPTAPRHVAIADMQADPVALNRALGAYTNFVNLLDHAALAVPVSLRPDGLPFGVTLIAPAGMDWPLLELGQRLHHASGLTQGATGEPLPAPEALPLDAPEPRVKLAVVGAHLSGMPLNAQLTERDARLITSTFTSADYRFYALPGTTPPKPGLVRVAPGQGAPIAVEVWDMPLRHYGSFVALIPAPLGIGTLDLVNGERVQGFVCEQQATLGALDITGHGGWRNYLAQAARSAPAATA
- a CDS encoding ABC transporter permease; the protein is MEAAKPWSPPASSGAPALPKKTDWSRALPFVGPLVLFIVWDLVVRLGFIKPILLPPPMAALGALFGGLAGGPLLGDFLVTVWRTVQAFLIAAVVGMPLGIVLGSTEKAYRSVEFLIDFFRSTPSSALIPLFLMIFGVSDINKVAIAAFGALLIVVFNSAYGVINARKQRVMAAKVMGASRWQVFKDVLVWESLQPSFVGLRSAVSMALVIVIVAEMFIGADSGLGNRIINAQQVMNVKDMYASILAAGALGYALNVLFLLIERKIVHWSGR